The genome window GGAGCCTGCCGCCGTCGTCGTCGGTGTTGCCTCAGGCTTGGTTGCCCGATGGACCGCGACAATCCCACCGTTGAGGTTCCGGTACGCGACCGATTCCCAGCCGCTCTGAGTGATCCAGGAGGCCAGTTCGTCCTGGTTTGGCCAGGCGCGGATGGACTCGGCGAGGTAGACGTAGGCAGCGGGGTTGGAACTGACCTTGGTGGCAATGGCGGGCAGGGCGCGCATCAGGTATTCGGTATACATGGTGCGCCACAGCGGGATGGTGGGCTGGGAGAACTCCGCGATGACCAGTCGACCGCCGGGCTTGGTGACCCGCAACATCTCCTCAAGCGCCTTGGTGGGACGGTCAACGTTGCGCAGCCCGAACGAGATGGTGCACGCATCGAAGGAGTTGTCGGCGAACGGGAGATTCGTGGCGTCGCCGGCGATGAAGTCGATGTCGGGGCGTCGGCGCTTGCCCACCCGGAGCATGCCGAGTGAGAAATCGCACGCCACCACGCGGACACCGGCATCAGCGAAAGGCTCGCTCGAGGTGCCGGTGCCGGCAGCGAGATCCAGGACGCGGTCGCCCTTGGCAGCGTCAACAGCCTCCACCACAACCTTGCGCCACCGGTGCGTCTGCCCGAGTGAGAGGACGTCGTTGACAACGTCGTATTTC of Arthrobacter sp. JZ12 contains these proteins:
- a CDS encoding demethylmenaquinone methyltransferase; this translates as MNRASLDKRPDEVAAMFDDVAPKYDVVNDVLSLGQTHRWRKVVVEAVDAAKGDRVLDLAAGTGTSSEPFADAGVRVVACDFSLGMLRVGKRRRPDIDFIAGDATNLPFADNSFDACTISFGLRNVDRPTKALEEMLRVTKPGGRLVIAEFSQPTIPLWRTMYTEYLMRALPAIATKVSSNPAAYVYLAESIRAWPNQDELASWITQSGWESVAYRNLNGGIVAVHRATKPEATPTTTAAGSQTRGRRRSTRAAH